A DNA window from Lachancea thermotolerans CBS 6340 chromosome G complete sequence contains the following coding sequences:
- the TAO3 gene encoding Tao3p (similar to uniprot|P40468 Saccharomyces cerevisiae YIL129C TAO3 Identified in a hunt for mutants that activate OCH1 transcription Transcriptional Activator of OCH1) has translation MNTGFTFPPNEGESKIGGFKFPPSADDAAEEPSAGDESATPDPYVEQQAQSDDKNAVTESNDPAQPTETSPGIIRASTPLIAEQIHEPTGLASSEVNVTQAPINAASTSKSFVNEYAENMRQHLATDWKSPSEYALHILFTKFVRHAGSKLNLCLQYPLDSEPPIVDLLGEGVDQAFDQIIESLGYISKNKPKPVIDAMMFWRKTKSEVAAVAAENVEKLLQEYDHIKQSFAIQESAKSPHSGTPTHRTNAKSGSSSSKFSHKRNNSSKSYASSNSAAELRLRVVEDQIEAAKETAFQADRKSLISIYILCRVLIEIVRQGPDSSDDDLHEKLEEIVFTQLKTTDPISISSSIIKSSNWNSFAELLGCMSETKFVAVSDRFIADLEKMPSLLPRELEPSVHLLILGMRYLRLKNYPLEQFEESADFIKSLAKFFATSQNHSIRLAYAEVISQLLLPLAGSLTAEVNHPTWVEAMALILDTCKKLQTDNKFWSSSFKLTVTILCVSPQELFSEHWMPLLENNIIKVKSKSLDERVVFATGLSRLMWVYLFRCTETLNNTERRLKKLFSLFLSTKKKDNWITTDMDLINPLTDMLVTIGSLHPVFIVENIIIPLTRASFNGSTLENLSFEKLILAIDSYRGLLVSSERPEFPENDCRFYELNLNKVSGKMGNAVASDHEEVCKTFYHLFLLLDSSIGSEVWSPENEHQRQPTTPFSGISSFNFKFSNDNSSNNNRSLNAALFAALIEAMPCCLTVSSSIPFKSTIEILARNAVHRNLLVASSSQSALKALALKKNPYTLITWFAKYSFDFDEKTQSSYNMAYLSSLEYRKLLVLYIELLQCWLSEFKADAEKKAAAETSLGGHGPSIIDNEGTDTKDTEKYEWKNIATVIEDVEGNGLFFLCSHDHTIRRLAIQILRIVSKFDEAMLEKTHGLEKNHARSSSRFVAESGTRLIDLLQSYNYSNLLESRKVTISVAEKARLGKLNAKYKNGILIKLAESDYGVDAALWMRAFPKLLTLVFDQSPMTMALCRSIVCIRLVQLHEIVLSIASNTLSTPKEVSPEVIVNQWKLYLIVACSSLTSTTDQKLHIPTTNYQHGRNKSQQIFTVQHQKIKSATSIFKMVLPLLNCENSFVKDAIITGLSSMNVNIFKAYLQSVDRFLGSWRVGSSSNGMRVEMFHILAVLAPFFTHETIIEDEWILRKVSQYLKDAKKFLEEKEVQTSFNYQQLRSYFASLLSSFYLAVKNLPLVEDLFPFEARASCFNFLKEWCGYGQYSSMSNGRYNEMRNKDEFRHNGTLSTAIEFQKSRLELITLETMANLCCDTITKKINDVPGSPIIISFDISGLICWIDSLFVAQDERVCKLGTVALKGLLENNKENAQLYKDTLMQYSLHNLDTRVATLYYTAVCASLLEMETFILPEDDMVSLGLSGIYNESSEVRSYSIDLLSAIETKIYKSSYTKVFKERLANDSKTVYKSTAKEISTIFAEIPSTEVRLKIFSIMCRSINYLKSELKQDILTLLVPWVHKFTLKSIEDGGTFMILNNLFAMTVEHNNRYPMEIEQLWISLGKGNGFQNIHVALDYILITSTSSRNPTFVKRAKDVVLYLANVPGGMGVIDSFMINLEPKHMIPETAPSKKNPAVEDKYAYVANVWKLLGYRGREVVFSKAQLSIVFLVNLLTIPNESMLTKVPLLLHICFSLLDHYVPIIQESAAKILSDLIFGLVPTHEESEETVAMIKDRTQIWSYDNLMKDKNGARSPKAMDSLIRNVVSLFSDFETLQRDWQNIALKWATSCPVRHIACRSFQIFRSLLTFLDKQMLRDMLHRLSNTISDENPEIQGFAMQILMTLNAVTAELSAAKLIDFPQMFWALVACLNSVHEQEFIEVLSSLTKFVSKIDLDSPDTVQCLIATFPSSWEGKFDGLQQTIMCGLRSSNSWDIALGFLDRLNLFKDSRIIANSESRILFALLANLPRFLNAMDTDEFDDHLKKAADSLIVLATSNNQPSLARLVDSLAKKKFRSKKDFVSQTVSFISRVYFPDYSAQTLVFLLGLLFNKIDWVRTQTLQLLVHIVPLIDLRRPEFVGVGADLISPVLRLLLTEYESQALELLNCIRNVSGSKMDKDVLRISMGNKDAKIAYSRTATLFGIPEESGWSVPMPTVTAATTRHNVHAVFSTCSDNSSDDPIQREPDTLKDLVEFHADGGYAAAAAIEAYDTNSLVEDKDGSLSHMWAELDNLDTFFTTEAGITEPDFDGKFLKHAHTNSEDTMHADQTSALDCAPQLYDKKVSVILNHSLTRTPSNVSFKTNLADSFGNSMHGGPHVMVENLSSHSRANSGPIRSSSAGNYSGGRSHSKVAQTATHHGLETVSPARLRNPENQELLFRFEGILRNPHRTKKKWQKQQHQQQQLLAQSFHDESVNYHFERDSATSLPQGLGTKGSPPLSPTLSDSNKNIPTALREGTKNKGYQPKPKTQKHHYHIPHFSSRLSDGKLTPPLSSSSNAFSLRSSPSPRSSKASNSSAPASSQSQFSRRVKSGQGKSKSGNGVIETSPLNQGTPVQKLMQDRNLEDDLLIEKQLLSLQDELQNRSTSNEPSS, from the coding sequence ATGAACACTGGATTCACGTTCCCGCCCAACGAGGGCGAATCAAAGATCGGAGGCTTCAAATTTCCACCAAGCGCAGATGATGCAGCCGAAGAGCCATCTGCCGGTGATGAAAGTGCGACTCCGGACCCTTATGTCGAACAACAAGCTCAGTCAGATGACAAAAATGCCGTAACAGAATCAAATGATCCAGCTCAACCAACAGAAACTTCACCTGGCATTATAAGAGCATCAACACCGCTAATAGCTGAGCAGATTCATGAACCAACTGGCCTTGCCTCCTCTGAAGTTAATGTTACTCAGGCACCTATCAACGCCGCTTCTACCAGCAAATCTTTCGTCAATGAGTACGCAGAGAACATGCGCCAGCATTTGGCCACCGATTGGAAAAGCCCCTCAGAGTACGCGCTGCATATTCTGTTTACAAAGTTCGTTCGACATGCTGGGAGCAAATTGAATCTGTGCTTACAATATCCTCTTGATTCTGAGCCTCCCATCGTCGATCTCCTGGGCGAAGGCGTCGACCAAGCATTTGACCAAATCATTGAATCTTTGGGGTacatttcaaaaaataagcCGAAGCCGGTTATAGATGCAATGATGTTTTggaggaaaacaaagtcTGAAGTGGCTGCTGTTGCCGCGGAAAATGTCGAGaaacttctccaagaaTACGACCATATtaaacaaagctttgctATTCAAGAGAGCGCGAAGAGTCCACACTCTGGAACACCGACTCACCGAACAAATGCTAAGTCGGGTAGCTCCAGCAGCAAGTTTTCACACAAGCGCAACAATTCTTCCAAATCATATGCCAGCTCCAACAGTGCAGCTGAGTTACGATTGCGCGTGGTTGAGGATCAAATAGAAGCTGCCAAAGAGACCGCTTTCCAGGCTGACAGAAAGTCACTGATCAGTATCTACATCTTATGCCGCGTGCTTATTGAGATAGTCAGGCAGGGGCCAGATTCCTCGGACGATGACCTTCACGAAAAGTTAGAAGAAATTGTTTTCACGCAGTTGAAGACGACGGATCCTATttccatttcttcaagtaTAATAAAATCTTCAAACTGGAATTCGTTTGCAGAGCTCCTTGGATGCATGTCTGAGACAAAGTTCGTGGCTGTCAGTGACCGTTTCATTGCCGACTTAGAGAAAATGCCATCACTGCTTCCACGGGAGCTAGAGCCCTCCGTACATCTATTGATATTAGGCATGAGATACCTGAGACTGAAAAACTACCCACTTGAGCAGTTCGAGGAGAGTGCAGACTTTATAAAGTCGCTAGCGAAATTCTTTGCAACATCCCAAAACCACTCTATTCGGCTAGCATATGCTGAAGTCATCAGCCAACTACTGCTGCCCTTGGCTGGATCTTTGACAGCAGAAGTTAATCACCCAACCTGGGTAGAAGCAATGGCATTGATTTTAGACACCTGCAAAAAACTTCAGACTGACAACAAGTTTTGGTCTAGCTCTTTCAAACTAACCGTTACAATCCTGTGTGTTTCACCTCAGGAGTTGTTCTCCGAGCACTGGATGCCccttttggaaaacaacaTTATAAAAGTTaaatcaaagagcttggaTGAGCGCGTCGTCTTTGCAACAGGATTGTCAAGACTAATGTGGGTTTACCTTTTCAGATGTACAGAAACCTTGAATAATACAGAGAGGCGActgaaaaagttgttttCCCTATTCCTCagtacaaagaaaaaagacaaCTGGATTACAACTGATATGGATTTGATTAATCCACTGACCGACATGTTAGTAACCATAGGTTCACTGCATCCAGTATTCATAGTGGAAAACATAATAATACCGCTGACGAGAGCCTCTTTTAATGGGTCTACATTAGAAAACCttagctttgaaaaactcatcCTTGCTATCGATTCATATAGAGGTCTCCTTGTGTCATCAGAACGTCCAGAATTCCCAGAAAACGACTGCCGGTTTTATGAACTTAATTTGAACAAAGTGTCTGGGAAAATGGGCAACGCTGTAGCCAGCGATCACGAAGAAGTCTGCAAAACGTTTTACCatttatttcttcttttggattCCAGCATTGGATCCGAAGTTTGGTCTCCAGAAAATGAGCACCAAAGGCAGCCAACAACACCCTTCTCAGGAATTTCATCCTTcaatttcaagttttcaaatgataacagcagcaacaatAATCGCAGCCTCAATGCGGCATTGTTTGCTGCCTTGATTGAAGCAATGCCATGTTGCTTGACTGTTTCAAGTTCTATCCCCTTTAAGTCCACAATTGAGATTCTTGCGCGGAATGCTGTTCACCGCAATCTCTTAGTGGCGTCAAGTTCTCAAAGCGCTCTTAAGGCGCTagccttgaagaaaaacccTTACACACTTATCACTTGGTTCGCAAAGTACtcatttgattttgacgaAAAGACGCAGTCTAGCTACAACATGGCTTATCTGTCATCTCTAGAATACCGCAAATTACTCGTTCTTTAtattgagcttttgcagTGCTGGTTAAGTGAGTTTAAGGCGGATgcagagaagaaagctgcGGCTGAAACGAGTCTCGGTGGCCATGGCCCTTCGATTATTGATAACGAGGGCACCGACACCAAAGATACAGAAAAATATGAATGGAAAAACATTGCTACAGTAATCGAAGACGTTGAAGGGaatggcctttttttccttTGTTCTCACGATCACACAATTCGACGTTTGGCGATACAAATTCTGCGAATTGTTTCCAAATTCGATGAGGCAATGCTAGAGAAAACACACGGGCTAGAAAAAAACCATGCAAGATCATCTTCGAGGTTTGTTGCAGAGAGCGGGACAAGGCTAATAGATTTACTTCAGAGTTACAACTATTCcaatcttcttgaaagcaggAAGGTGACTATTAGCGTGGCTGAAAAAGCGCGGCTTGGGAAGCTCAACGCCAAATACAAAAATGGAATACTCATAAAACTTGCGGAATCTGATTATGGTGTAGATGCTGCACTCTGGATGCGAGCGTTCCCAAAATTACTTAcccttgtttttgaccagTCTCCAATGACGATGGCATTATGCCGGTCAATCGTGTGCATACGCTTGGTTCAACTTCATGAAATAGTCTTATCCATCGCAAGCAATACCCTGAGCACACCCAAAGAAGTCTCTCCAGAGGTTATTGTTAATCAGTGGAAGCTATATCTTATAGTCGCTTGCTCGTCGCTCACATCAACTACTGACCAAAAGCTGCATATACCCACAACCAACTACCAGCATGGGCGAAACAAATCTCAGCAAATTTTCACTGTCCAGCACCAGAAAATCAAGTCCGCCACttctattttcaaaatggtCTTACCGCTTCTAAACTGCGAGAACTCTTTTGTGAAAGACGCAATCATTACCGGTCTAAGCTCAATGAATGTGAATATATTCAAAGCGTACCTGCAGAGCGTTGACAGGTTCCTTGGCAGCTGGAGGGTCGGAAGTTCCTCAAATGGAATGAGGGTTGAGATGTTTCACATCCTAGCAGTGCTAGCTCCATTTTTTACTCATGAAACAATAATTGAAGATGAGTGGATTTTAAGGAAGGTTTCACAATATCTGAAAGATGCTaaaaagtttttggaggagAAGGAAGTTCAGACATCTTTTAATTACCAGCAGCTCCGCAGCTACTTTGCTAGCCTTTTATCAAGCTTTTATTTGGCAGTTAAGAACCTCCCGCTTGTCGAGGATCTCtttccttttgaagcacgGGCCTCTTGCTTTAATTTCCTAAAAGAATGGTGTGGCTATGGCCAGTATTCTTCGATGTCTAATGGGAGGTATAACGAGATGAGGAACAAGGATGAGTTTAGACATAACGGAACTTTGTCAACCGCGAttgaatttcaaaaatcgCGTCTTGAGCTCATCACACTTGAAACAATGGCAAACCTATGTTGCGATACTATtacaaaaaaaatcaacGACGTTCCTGGTTCACCAATAATCATTTCATTTGACATTTCAGGCCTGATTTGTTGGATTGATTCTCTATTCGTTGCTCAGGACGAAAGGGTATGCAAACTGGGAACAGTAGCTTTGAAAGGactgcttgaaaacaaTAAAGAAAATGCTCAACTTTACAAAGACACTTTAATGCAATACTCTTTGCATAATCTCGACACAAGGGTTGCCACCCTATACTATACTGCGGTATGTGCGTCACTTCTTGAGATGGAAACATTTATCCTTCCTGAAGATGACATGGTCTCCCTGGGACTGAGCGGGATCTATAATGAAAGCAGCGAGGTTCGCTCTTACTCAATTGATCTTCTTTCCGCGAtagaaacaaaaatctACAAATCATCATAcacaaaagttttcaaggaaaGGCTTGCCAATGATTCAAAAACGGTCTACAAGTCGACTGCGAAAGAAATATCTACAATTTTTGCAGAAATTCCGTCAACCGAAGTTCGCCTTAAAATATTCTCAATTATGTGCCGCAGCATTAATTACCTGAAGTCAGAGCTCAAGCAGGACATCTTGACCCTGCTTGTTCCATGGGTCCATAAGTTTACTCTCAAGTCAATAGAAGATGGAGGAACTTTCATGATATTGAACAATCTTTTCGCAATGACCGTTGAGCACAACAATAGATACCCTATGGAAATCGAACAACTTTGGATATCCTTAGGTAAGGGAAACGgatttcaaaatattcatGTTGCTCTCGATTACATTTTGATCACgtcaacatcttcaagaaatccAACTTTTGTCAAGAGAGCTAAAGATGTTGTTCTTTACTTGGCAAATGTACCGGGCGGAATGGGAGTCATTGATTCATTTATGATTAACTTAGAGCCAAAACATATGATACCAGAAACCGCtccttccaaaaaaaatccGGCCGTCGAAGACAAATATGCATATGTGGCAAACGTTTGGAAACTTTTGGGCTACCGTGGTAGAGAAGTcgttttttcaaaagctcagcTTTCGATAGTTTTTTTGGTGAATCTTCTGACAATCCCCAATGAATCAATGTTGACCAAAGTCCCCCTGCTTTTACAcatttgtttttctcttctgGACCATTACGTTCCCATTATACAAGAAAGCGCCGCTAAGATCCTATCTGATTTGATTTTTGGATTGGTGCCGACGCATGAGGAATCCGAAGAAACTGTAGCAATGATCAAGGACCGGACACAAATATGGTCTTACGATAATTTGATGAAAGACAAAAACGGTGCGCGAAGTCCAAAAGCTATGGACTCTCTCATCAGAAATGTtgtctctttgttttctgatTTTGAGACACTACAGCGAGACTGGCAAAATATAGCTTTAAAGTGGGCTACATCCTGTCCAGTTAGGCACATTGCTTGTCGGTCTTTCCAAATATTCAGATCGCTGCTAACATTTTTAGACAAGCAGATGTTACGAGACATGTTACACCGTCTTTCAAATACAATTTCAGATGAAAATCCTGAAATACAAGGTTTTGCGATGCAAATCCTTATGACACTAAACGCAGTCACGGCAGAGCTTAGTGCGGCAAAGCTAATTGATTTCCCTCAAATGTTCTGGGCATTGGTAGCGTGTCTGAACAGCGTCCATGAGCAAGAATTCATTGAAGTACTTTCAAGTTTGACTAAGTTTGTATCCAAGATTGACTTAGATTCTCCTGATACTGTTCAGTGCTTGATTGCGACCTTCCCGTCGTCTTGGGAAGGAAAATTCGATGGGCTTCAGCAAACCATCATGTGTGGTCTACGATCATCAAACTCATGGGATATTGCTTTAGGCTTTCTCGACCGGTTAAACTTGTTCAAAGATAGCAGAATCATTGCGAATAGTGAATCCAGAATCCTTTTTGCTTTGCTTGCTAATTTGCCTCGTTTTTTGAATGCAATGGACACCGACGAATTCGATGatcatttgaaaaaggctgcAGATTCACTTATTGTTCTTGCGACCAGTAACAATCAGCCCTCACTTGCTCGTTTGGTCGATTCGCTtgccaagaaaaagttTCGTTCAaaaaaagactttgttAGTCAAACTGTGAGTTTTATATCAAGGGTTTACTTCCCGGATTACTCCGCTCAAACCCTAGTTTTCCTACTAGGGCTTctgttcaacaaaattGATTGGGTAAGGACACAAACTTTACAGCTGCTGGTTCATATCGTTCCGCTAATAGATTTGCGTCGCCCAGAATTCGTTGGAGTCGGAGCAGATCTAATCTCTCCAGTTTTGAGACTCCTCCTAACAGAGTATGAGTCTCAAGCCTTGGAATTGCTAAATTGCATTCGAAACGTCTCCGGTAGTAAAATGGACAAGGATGTCTTAAGAATAAGTATGGGAAACAAGGACGCAAAAATTGCTTACAGCAGAACCGCAACTTTGTTCGGTATTCCGGAGGAGAGCGGCTGGTCCGTGCCAATGCCAACAGTAACGGCAGCTACCACGCGTCACAACGTTCATGCGGTTTTTAGCACATGTTCAGACAATTCCAGTGATGATCCAATTCAACGTGAACCCGATACTTTAAAAGACCTCGTGGAATTCCATGCGGATGGAGGATacgcagcagcagctgcgatTGAGGCTTACGACACGAACTCTTTAGTTGAAGACAAGGACGGTTCTTTGAGCCATATGTGGGCGGAACTTGACAACCTTGATACCTTCTTTACAACTGAAGCTGGGATTACAGAACCTGACTTTGATGGAAAGTTCCTCAAGCATGCGCACACCAACTCTGAGGACACAATGCATGCTGACCAGACTAGCGCTCTCGACTGTGCGCCCCAACTTTATGATAAAAAGGTATCTGTAATCCTCAATCACAGTTTGACGAGAACACCCTCGAAtgtctctttcaaaacgAACCTAGCGGACTCATTTGGGAACAGCATGCATGGCGGGCCTCATGTGATGGTGGAGAACCTAAGTTCGCACAGTCGTGCTAATTCTGGTCCTATACGTTCTAGCTCGGCCGGTAATTATTCCGGAGGCAGGAGCCATTCAAAGGTAGCACAGACTGCAACACATCATGGTCTGGAAACAGTTTCTCCAGCACGACTTCGAAACCCCGAAAACCAAGAGCTCTTGTTTAGATTTGAGGGAATACTGAGAAACCCACAtagaacaaagaaaaagtggCAGAAGCAAcagcaccaacagcagcagctatTGGCACAGAGCTTTCACGACGAATCGGTGAATTACCACTTTGAGAGGGATTCTGCTACTTCTCTGCCTCAAGGTCTCGGTACTAAAGGAAGTCCACCCTTATCACCCACGCTGTCTGACAGCAATAAAAACATCCCGACTGCTCTCAGAGAGGGgacaaagaacaagggCTATCAGCCCAAACCAAAAACCCAAAAGCATCATTATCATATTCCACATTTCTCTAGCCGCTTATCAGATGGAAAATTAACTCCGCCGCTTTCGAGTTCCTCAAACGCGTTTTCTCTTCGCTCTTCACCTTCGCCAAGATCTAGCAAGGCATCGAACTCAAGCGCACCTGCTAGCTCACAAAGTCAGTTTTCCAGGAGGGTCAAAAGTGGGCAAGGTAAGTCTAAATCAGGAAATGGTGTAATTGAAACATCCCCTCTGAACCAAGGCACGCCAGTACAAAAGCTAATGCAGGACAGAAATCTTGAGGACGATCTGCTCATTGAGAAGCAATTGCTTTCTTTGCAAGACGAGTTACAAAATAGATCTACTAGTAACGAACCCTCTTCTTAA
- the MET18 gene encoding Met18p (similar to uniprot|P40469 Saccharomyces cerevisiae YIL128W MET18 DNA repair and TFIIH regulator required for both nucleotide excision repair (NER) and RNA polymerase II (RNAP II) transcription possible role in assembly of a multiprotein complex(es) required for NER and RNAP II transcription), with translation MSHSYSSQNLRADVVSIIANVESDEAKALELSKKVALKVSEGQLKLVELVICLREYITSPEQIERQHALHCLSTILGELPKHTLLKNDVSVILDFYLGKFDDIYCMKETLYGLSHIVNMKCFYSNQVSSVLKPLKDDYQSTQYLAATRYYAFLVLQHLLEKFRESMSTNLPLNNLFIETFLSIAGGEKDPRNLLISFHLNSAISSALENISQYKEDLFDTLFCYFPITFKPPKNDPYRITNIDLKVALRSAISASPYFEEDAFGNLIDKMTASSPSVKNDTLLTMKACIERFGGEACIKNWVPIWNALKFEIMNNVDADESVTESNEPEFNNYEESLRIITSISAQLLNLKEGAFDKFQSHIFDELEPNFKYEKDLKQSSAILAAVARTNVTSFNKVMDDVLKLFFDNVSDLDVNKLKLLILNLSFFFDAYIEVFSPYSNKAQNKAVPDNKLAQYKDQILMILSKSLKGSSKSEVSLRTLSVVQLTKLVKMPGFLSGEEVSLIVQYLTETILTDDNKNVYFACLEGLKVTSDVSENSVVEISLNQMLKHLEKEGTHTVVLGEEEAVPVERILKVILDFTTSRHKLVVESIIGISNIICHFSKYVEEKEYCFMLVSCLYSLFDNNQEVLTNDVASHLKKSIETELLASSKNVAIYSDDHNLHLISAVFYFLNVNAPQANHQIELDRFLVLFTEDTKVLKSPARSVIIFAKLLSAFDKACKIPGGLLLNESIRLLKVQHEKCSEFEKLAYLELLAVLSNKWCTEDNVNANLDISNTALIDLEIEAWCTKGLAMKNSKLAETYTDKFVKLLGDADIGPASAKLFGVFVMDIPTLDRIKGISWNNNVRLLYKQKLFSDVAPKLVSGYSATSDMSLKANYLLALSLLLKNTPNKITINYIPNLLSLLLQAVQLNNSDVRVSALTTIRGTVNQASQLITEHIHSLIPLLMRLTNPDKHNAYLVRLTALEILRDFTDHVPLNYLLPYKDDIIKGLAVALDDKKRRVRKTCIDTRQAYFELGQVPFE, from the coding sequence ATGTCACACTCGTATTCCTCGCAGAACCTACGGGCGGATGTGGTATCCATAATTGCAAACGTTGAATCTGATGAAGCTAAAGCTCTTGAGCTATCGAAGAAAGTTGCTTTGAAGGTTAGTGAAGGCCAGCTCAAATTAGTCGAGTTAGTCATTTGCTTAAGAGAATATATCACTTCCCCAGAGCAGATTGAAAGACAGCATGCCCTGCACTGCCTTTCTACGATTCTGGGGGAGTTGCCTAAGCATACGCTATTGAAAAACGATGTTTCGGTTATTCTCGACTTCTATTTAGGTAAATTCGATGACATTTACTGTATGAAAGAGACCTTGTATGGCCTAAGTCACATTGTCAACATGAAATGCTTTTACAGTAACCAGGTTTCTTCTGTACTGAAGCCACTGAAGGATGATTACCAATCTACTCAGTATCTCGCTGCAACGCGCTATTACGCGTTCCTGGTTTTGCAACATCTGCTAGAAAAGTTCCGAGAATCCATGTCAACCAACCTACCGTTAAACAACTTATTCATTGAAACATTTTTATCGATTGCAGGAGGCGAAAAAGACCCTAGAAATTTGCTGATTTCCTTCCATCTAAACTCCGCTATCAGTTCCGCTTTAGAAAACATTTCTCAGTATAAGGAAGACCTTTTTGACACTTTGTTTTGTTATTTCCCTATCACTTTCAAACCACCCAAAAATGATCCTTACAGAATCACCAACATTGACTTGAAGGTCGCACTACGAAGTGCCATATCAGCTAGCCCTTatttcgaagaagacgcATTTGGGAATCTAATTGACAAAATGACCGCGTCTTCTCCAAGTGTGAAGAATGACACTTTGTTGACTATGAAAGCATGCATTGAAAGATTTGGAGGCGAGGCTTGTATTAAGAATTGGGTACCCATCTGGAATGCTCTGAAGTTTGAGATAATGAACAACGTGGACGCTGATGAATCTGTGACTGAAAGCAACGAACCAGAATTTAATAACTATGAAGAATCCTTAAGAATAATAACATCGATATCAGCTCAACTcctcaacctcaaagaAGGTGCGTTTGACAAGTTCCAAAGCCACATatttgatgagcttgagcctAATTTCAAGTATGAAAAAGACCTTAAGCAGAGCTCTGCCATCCTGGCGGCGGTGGCGAGAACGAATGTCacaagcttcaacaaagtaATGGATGACGTTTTGAAACTGTTTTTTGATAACGTCAGTGACTTGGATGTGAacaagctgaagcttcTTATTCTCAACCTctcgtttttctttgacgctTACATCGAAGTCTTCAGTCCTTACAGCAATAAGgcacaaaacaaagccGTTCCAGATAATAAATTGGCACAATACAAAGACCAgattttgatgattttAAGCAAAAGTTTAAAAGGGAGCTCTAAAAGCGAGGTAAGCTTGCGAACTTTGTCTGTCGTTCAACTCACGAAACTAGTCAAAATGCCGGGCTTCTTAAGTGGGGAAGAAGTCAGCTTGATAGTTCAATATCTCACGGAAACAATTTTGACAGACGACAACAAGAATGTTTACTTTGCATGCTTAGAAGGTCTCAAAGTCACCAGTGATGTTTCAGAAAATTCTGTGGTTGAGATCTCTCTGAATCAAATGTTGAAGCACCTAGAGAAGGAAGGAACTCATACTGTGGTCCTtggtgaagaagaagctgtaCCAGTTGAAAGGATTCTGAAAGTTATTCTGGACTTTACGACCTCTCGACACAAACTTGTGGTTGAAAGTATTATCGGGATTTCAAACATAATCTGCCATTTTTCGAAATACGTGGAGGAGAAAGAATACTGCTTCATGCTCGTGTCCTGCCTATATTCTTTATTTGACAACaaccaagaagttttaaCGAATGATGTAGCTTCACATCTCAAAAAATCTATTGAAACAGAACTACTAGCGTCTTCAAAGAATGTTGCAATCTACTCCGATGATCACAATCTCCACTTAATATCTGCTGTTTTTTATTTCTTAAATGTGAACGCCCCACAAGCAAACCATCAAATTGAATTAGACAGATTCTTGGTCCTTTTTACTGAAGACACCAAGGTTCTAAAGTCACCCGCGAGATCCGTAATCATATTCGCAAAATTACTCTCTGCTTTTGACAAAGCTTGCAAAATCCCCGGTGGGCTGTTACTCAATGAAAGCATaaggcttctcaaagttcagCACGAAAAGTGCTCTGAATTTGAGAAACTTGCTTATTTAGAGCTGCTTGCTGTTTTGTCGAATAAGTGGTGCACTGAGGATAATGTAAACGCAAACCTGGATATTAGCAACACAGCACTAATTGACCTTGAGATCGAAGCTTGGTGCACGAAAGGGCTGGCAATGAAGAATTCCAAACTGGCAGAAACTTACACAGACAAATTTGTGAAACTACTGGGGGACGCTGATATAGGTCCTGCGAGTGCtaagctttttggagtttttgTGATGGATATACCAACTCTTGACAGGATTAAAGGTATTTCATGGAATAACAACGTCCGACTACTCTataaacaaaaactttttaGCGACGTCGCTCCAAAGTTGGTGTCAGGTTACAGTGCTACCAGTGATATGTCCTTGAAGGCCAACTACTTACTGGCTCTCTCCCttttgctgaaaaacaCTCCCAACAAAATCACGATCAATTACATTCCAAATCTACTTTCACTGCTCTTGCAGGCTGTTCAATTGAATAACAGTGATGTACGGGTTTCAGCACTAACTACAATCAGAGGCACTGTTAACCAGGCTTCTCAACTTATCACAGAGCACATACACAGCTTAATACCCCTATTGATGCGCTTGACAAACCCTGATAAACACAATGCATACTTGGTAAGATTAACGGCACTTGAGATTTTGCGAGACTTCACAGATCATGTTCCTTTGAACTACTTACTGCCCTACAAAGACGATATCATCAAAGGCCTAGCCGTCGCATTAGACGACAAAAAGCGCAGGGTCCGCAAAACATGCATCGATACAAGGCAAGCATATTTTGAATTAGGCCAGGTTCCTTTCGAATGA